ATTAGTCATTGAATGATTGATCATAGTGTTGTTGGACTACACTTAAGCTAGTATATTCTGTGGGGACAAATAATTGTTGATTATGAGGTTATGGagttttctttcctcttctcaTTGGTTATGAATCTTATGTTGCAACTTCTAGAATAGAAGGGTCTTGCGACTCGAATCATTTATTGTTGCAAGATCACTTGATCACTCAATGCTTATGTTTCTTATGCATCTTATTGTTgctattttattcttttttggGGATGCAGCTATTCATTTTTGTATTTCCTTTCCATTACAGGAATTCAGCAAAATGTCGTGAAGGTGCTTTACTCGGATTTGAGTGTCTCTGTGAACCACCTGGAAGACTATTTGAGCCGTAAGTGATCGGTTATGTACAAAGAAGTTCTCTATATGGACTTAATATTCACCTGAACTCTCACTCTAACTGTCCTCCTATCATCTTTTTGATGCAGGTATATAATTAAAATGTTGCCACTATTGTTGGTTTCATTCCTTGATCAAGTTGTTGCAGTTCGTGAAGGTGCCGAGTGTGCAGCTCGTGCAATGATGTCTCAACTTAATGCTCAAGGAGTTAAACTGGTTCTTCCATCTCTTTTGAAGGTAATTACCTTATACCTTACCCATTTATTTATAAACTTGTTTGGAAGTTCCTTAATCATCAAGTTTGTCATTTTAGTGTCTGACAATGATgtataaatacattattttgATAGGGTCTTGAAGATAAAGCTTGGCGAACAAAGCAAAGTAGTGTCCAATTGCTTGGGGCTATGGCCTATTTTGCTCCTCAACAGTTGTCTCAGTGTCTCCCTAAGATTGTTCCAAAATTGACTGAGGTTTGTCTTTATATGGAGTCATGGACACGAGTTTATGTAGCACTTTTAAAATATGCATATTGTTATCTTATGCTTTATTGCACTTGCAGGTTTTAACACATCCTAAAGTACTTTAAGCTTGCACTTCCTGATATTATCTGAAACTGTTCTCATCAAAAAGCATCTGTCCGTGATGGATATTTAACATTATTTAAGGTGAAGACAGTatgttttaaacattttaaCCACTACTGCAAGTATTTGTTTTACCTGCTCTGTTTAATGGTCGCCTTTGTTTGGAAATTGGTTGTAGTATTTACCAAGGTCATTAGGCGTCCAATTCCATAACTATTTACAGCAGGGCCTGCCTGCTATTTTAGATGGTAAGTACAGTGTGTGGATGGTAGTCTGTAAAATATGGTATCATGTATCACTATAGGACTTTGGTGCACTATTTAAACTTAATGGGATCTTATACTCTTACAGGTCTTGCTGATGAAAATGAGTCTATACGTGAGGCAGCTCTAGGTGCAGG
This region of Malus domestica chromosome 07, GDT2T_hap1 genomic DNA includes:
- the LOC139197867 gene encoding protein ILITYHIA-like; the encoded protein is MDRVAAMKNPRQQIQVNLGKVMAFNPHQSFPFSPFSRTRLMLRLLWLVLQQPAIRKFTTDWNSAKCREGALLGFECLCEPPGRLFEPYIIKMLPLLLVSFLDQVVAVREGAECAARAMMSQLNAQGVKLVLPSLLKGLEDKAWRTKQSSVQLLGAMAYFAPQQLSQCLPKIVPKLTEVCLYMESWTRVYVALLKYAYCYLMLYCTCRF